AATTGAAGTAATAGAAAATTCATTAAAATATCCAAGAGAATATCCATCTTTAGGAAGAAGAGAGGATATTGCTAATATTAAAGAAGTTAAAGCTGTTGAATATAAAGAAAAAGAATTGGAAGAAGATATTTATACAGATTTATCCTATTATATACCAATAAAAAAATATAAAAATATAGAATTTCAAAATTATACTGAAGGAATGAAATTTGTAGGAACAAAATATATCTTAAATAAAAATTATGTTTTAGAAAATATAGGAAATAATAAAAATAAAAAGTATATAAGAAAATGGAATAAGGTCGAGGCATTATATGCATCCAATCCAATTTTATATATGTATGAGAAATATTTTATAGATGAAGAAGGAGACGTATTATTATTAGCTTGAGGTGAATTTATGATTTTTTTAGCTAAATCTAACCCTACAGAAACAATACAAGAACATACAGATAATTTAATTGAACAATTAAATAATTTAAAAGTATTATATAATGAAAAAATTCCTGTTAATTGGGATTTGTTAGAA
The Marinitoga sp. 38H-ov DNA segment above includes these coding regions:
- the cas5b gene encoding type I-B CRISPR-associated protein Cas5b; the protein is MKAIKIKIEQETANYRIPTSFGLRETYPLPPYSTVIGMIHKLCDFKEYKEMQVSVAGNYYSKVNDLYTRYEFKPEMKFEKGRHQLMVKGYGITQGIGTTEMLVDVKLMIHIVPKDKSLIEVIENSLKYPREYPSLGRREDIANIKEVKAVEYKEKELEEDIYTDLSYYIPIKKYKNIEFQNYTEGMKFVGTKYILNKNYVLENIGNNKNKKYIRKWNKVEALYASNPILYMYEKYFIDEEGDVLLLA